The following coding sequences lie in one Xanthomonas hortorum pv. pelargonii genomic window:
- a CDS encoding PQQ-dependent sugar dehydrogenase, with the protein MNAPSLKLARWPLSLLTVAVLAACGDTATLAIEQGTGPNPQLPEPVKRLIPTVKVAPVKRWTENAKPIAADDLQVAAFARDLDHPRWVYVLPNGDVLVAETAEPPKPDDAEGGGGIRKKVQGAMMSKAGAVVPSANRITLLRDVDGDGVAEVRTQFVSGLFSPFGMALVGDRFYVANADALVSFPYKAGDTHITAKPTFVANLPGGLNHHWTKSLLASADGSKLYVGVGSNSNVAENGMEAELNRAAILEIDPATGSSRVFASGLRNPVGTAWEPQSKSLWVVVNERDEIGSDLVPDYLTSVRDGGFYGWPYSYYGQHVDERVKPQNAELVAKAIKPDYALGPHTASLGLSFASGTLLPERFRQGAFIGQHGSWNRDPPSGYKVLFVPFVDGKPNGTPITVLDGFLDAEGNAQGRPVGVAPDNSGALLVADDVGNVIWRVTPKAR; encoded by the coding sequence ATGAATGCACCCTCGTTGAAGCTCGCTCGTTGGCCGCTGTCGTTACTGACTGTCGCCGTTCTCGCCGCCTGCGGCGATACCGCCACGCTTGCCATCGAACAGGGAACCGGACCCAACCCGCAATTGCCCGAGCCGGTCAAACGCCTGATCCCCACGGTCAAGGTGGCGCCGGTCAAACGCTGGACCGAGAATGCCAAGCCGATCGCTGCCGACGATCTGCAGGTCGCCGCGTTCGCGCGCGATCTCGACCACCCACGTTGGGTTTATGTGCTGCCAAATGGCGATGTGCTGGTGGCCGAAACTGCAGAACCGCCCAAGCCGGACGATGCCGAAGGTGGTGGCGGGATCCGCAAGAAAGTGCAGGGCGCGATGATGAGCAAGGCCGGCGCCGTGGTGCCCAGCGCCAATCGCATCACGCTGCTGCGCGACGTCGATGGCGACGGTGTGGCCGAGGTGCGCACGCAATTTGTCAGCGGCCTGTTTTCGCCGTTCGGCATGGCCTTGGTCGGCGATCGTTTCTATGTCGCCAATGCCGACGCGCTGGTGAGCTTTCCGTACAAGGCCGGCGACACGCATATCACCGCCAAGCCGACCTTCGTGGCCAATCTGCCTGGCGGTCTGAATCACCATTGGACCAAGTCGCTGCTGGCCAGCGCTGATGGCAGCAAGCTGTATGTGGGCGTGGGCTCCAACAGCAATGTGGCCGAAAACGGCATGGAAGCCGAGCTCAACCGCGCGGCGATTCTGGAGATCGACCCGGCCACCGGCAGCAGCCGCGTGTTCGCCAGCGGCCTGCGCAATCCGGTCGGCACCGCGTGGGAGCCGCAGAGCAAATCGCTGTGGGTGGTGGTGAACGAGCGCGATGAAATCGGCAGCGATCTGGTGCCTGATTATCTGACCTCGGTGCGCGATGGCGGCTTCTACGGCTGGCCTTACAGCTATTACGGCCAGCACGTGGACGAGCGGGTCAAGCCGCAGAATGCCGAACTGGTGGCCAAGGCGATCAAGCCCGATTACGCACTCGGGCCGCATACCGCCTCGCTCGGTCTGAGCTTTGCCAGCGGTACGTTGCTCCCCGAGCGCTTCCGCCAGGGCGCTTTCATCGGCCAGCATGGCTCATGGAATCGCGATCCGCCCAGCGGCTACAAGGTGCTGTTCGTGCCGTTCGTCGACGGCAAGCCCAACGGCACGCCGATCACCGTGCTGGACGGTTTTCTCGACGCCGAAGGCAATGCACAGGGCCGTCCGGTCGGCGTGGCGCCCGACAATAGCGGCGCGCTGCTGGTGGCCGACGATGTGGGCAATGTGATCTGGCGGGTGACTCCGAAGGCACGCTGA
- a CDS encoding DUF3247 family protein, giving the protein MSKYAPHVYSEQVQIATLEHWVSLLGGQERVQIELDDGSTISGTVAVRPTIQTYLDAQQREGINGQLRLDHLDAAQEPQWIWMDRIVAVHPLPVGAAPQPTP; this is encoded by the coding sequence ATGTCCAAATACGCCCCGCACGTTTATTCGGAACAGGTACAGATCGCAACGCTCGAACACTGGGTGTCGCTGCTCGGTGGTCAGGAGCGTGTGCAGATCGAACTGGACGATGGCAGCACCATCAGCGGCACGGTTGCCGTGCGCCCGACCATCCAGACCTATCTGGACGCTCAGCAGCGCGAAGGCATCAACGGCCAATTGCGCCTGGATCATCTGGATGCAGCGCAGGAACCGCAGTGGATCTGGATGGATCGCATCGTGGCGGTGCACCCGCTCCCAGTGGGCGCCGCTCCGCAACCTACGCCCTGA
- a CDS encoding PAS domain-containing hybrid sensor histidine kinase/response regulator: MDPDLSTSSPSPELAAGLPAAIAEPFLDPAMYHEIFHNVDAGFCVIDMVFDGDKAVDYVIRSTNGAFERYTGLTNAVNVSVRGMLAEHEQEWFDRYGHVARTGNRIHFEMQAKALRRWYSVDAFRVGQPEQARVAVLFMDITERKRVERELAESEARFSALADGLPMPVWVLDAQGVVRFVNSAYGEFFGIDISSGTVSAWSELLHPDDLSIFQFELAASLEEQRALHALVRARRHDGQWRWIEMAATPRYSADGRFIGLAGSSPDVTEQREIELAREQLLESERTARNEAESMARFKDEFLATLSHELRTPLTTILGWSELLLQRVEEGQPTYKGLSVIASSARAQKRLISDMLDLSSMLLGKVQLEVESLDLAEQVHEALTTQELAAEGKDQVLEVHVPATPCLVLGDATRLQQVLWNLLSNAIKFTPAHGRIDVTIERDDGHLLVSVRDSGDGIAAEFLPHLFGRFRQADGTTTRQHGGLGLGLAIVQQLVEMHGGQVGATSGGRGKGATFTVRLPEHIPDQAKRPRRELRRRLMSEQIIEARALNGLRLLAVEDQPDMLDYLRRLLEEQGAEVVTAGSATDALALIDHRGYARFDLMLTDIGMPGMDGYGLIRTVRENLGLDASALPAVAVTALARDDDRKRALDSGFQEHLAKPYSVAQLVTAVRAARESVD; the protein is encoded by the coding sequence GTGGACCCCGATTTGAGCACTTCCAGTCCCAGCCCTGAATTGGCCGCCGGCCTGCCTGCCGCCATCGCCGAGCCGTTCCTGGATCCTGCGATGTACCACGAGATCTTCCATAACGTGGACGCGGGGTTCTGCGTCATCGACATGGTGTTCGATGGCGACAAAGCCGTCGATTACGTGATTCGCTCGACCAATGGCGCGTTCGAGCGCTACACCGGTCTGACCAACGCGGTGAATGTCTCCGTGCGCGGCATGCTCGCCGAGCATGAGCAGGAGTGGTTCGACCGCTACGGGCACGTTGCCCGCACCGGCAACCGTATCCATTTCGAAATGCAGGCCAAGGCGTTGCGGCGCTGGTATTCGGTGGACGCGTTCCGGGTCGGGCAACCGGAGCAGGCGCGGGTGGCGGTGCTGTTCATGGACATCACCGAACGCAAGCGCGTCGAGCGCGAGCTGGCCGAGAGCGAGGCGCGCTTCAGCGCACTGGCCGATGGCTTGCCGATGCCGGTCTGGGTGCTGGACGCGCAGGGTGTGGTGCGTTTCGTCAACAGCGCTTACGGCGAATTTTTCGGCATCGATATTTCCAGCGGCACGGTCTCGGCGTGGAGCGAATTGCTGCATCCGGACGATCTGTCGATCTTCCAGTTCGAACTGGCCGCTTCCCTGGAAGAACAGCGCGCGTTGCATGCGCTGGTACGTGCGCGCCGCCACGATGGCCAGTGGCGCTGGATCGAAATGGCCGCCACGCCGCGGTATTCGGCCGATGGTCGCTTTATCGGTCTTGCCGGCAGCAGTCCGGATGTCACCGAACAGCGCGAAATCGAATTGGCGCGCGAACAACTGCTCGAGTCCGAGCGCACTGCGCGCAACGAGGCCGAGAGCATGGCGCGGTTCAAGGACGAGTTCCTGGCCACGCTGTCGCACGAATTGCGCACGCCATTGACCACGATTCTGGGCTGGAGCGAACTGCTGCTGCAGCGGGTCGAAGAAGGCCAGCCCACCTACAAGGGCCTGTCGGTGATCGCCAGCAGCGCACGCGCGCAAAAGCGGCTGATCTCGGACATGCTCGATCTCAGCAGCATGCTGCTGGGCAAGGTGCAGCTGGAGGTCGAATCGCTGGATCTGGCCGAGCAGGTGCACGAAGCGCTGACTACCCAGGAACTGGCTGCCGAAGGCAAGGACCAAGTCCTGGAGGTGCACGTGCCGGCCACTCCGTGCCTGGTACTCGGCGATGCCACGCGGCTGCAGCAGGTGTTGTGGAATCTGCTCTCCAACGCGATCAAGTTCACGCCGGCACACGGCCGCATCGACGTCACCATCGAGCGCGACGACGGCCATCTGCTGGTGTCGGTACGCGACTCCGGCGACGGTATCGCCGCCGAATTCCTGCCGCATCTGTTCGGGCGCTTCCGCCAGGCAGACGGCACCACCACGCGCCAGCACGGCGGTCTGGGCCTGGGCCTGGCGATCGTGCAGCAATTGGTGGAAATGCATGGCGGCCAGGTGGGCGCCACCAGTGGCGGGCGCGGCAAGGGCGCCACGTTTACCGTGCGCCTGCCCGAGCACATTCCCGATCAGGCCAAACGGCCGCGGCGCGAGCTGCGTCGGCGGCTGATGTCCGAGCAGATCATCGAAGCACGTGCGCTCAATGGCCTGCGTCTGCTGGCAGTGGAAGATCAGCCGGACATGCTCGATTACCTGCGCCGCCTGCTGGAAGAGCAGGGCGCCGAAGTGGTCACCGCCGGCAGCGCTACCGATGCACTGGCGCTGATCGATCATCGCGGTTACGCACGCTTCGATCTGATGCTCACCGACATCGGCATGCCGGGCATGGATGGCTACGGACTGATCCGCACCGTGCGCGAAAACCTGGGGCTGGACGCCAGTGCATTGCCGGCGGTGGCAGTGACCGCACTGGCACGCGACGACGATCGCAAGCGCGCGCTGGACTCCGGTTTCCAGGAGCATCTGGCCAAGCCCTACAGCGTTGCGCAACTTGTCACCGCTGTGCGCGCGGCGCGCGAATCGGTGGATTGA